From a single Parambassis ranga chromosome 2, fParRan2.1, whole genome shotgun sequence genomic region:
- the LOC114445905 gene encoding cyclic AMP-responsive element-binding protein 1-like isoform X2, which translates to MTMEAGADTQQGGEAAVSESEAQQITLTQASIAAGQVTTSTPTVTLVQLPNGQTVQVHGVIQAAQPSVIQSPQVQTISTVAESEDSQESVDSVTDSQKRREILSRRPSYRKILNDLSSDAPAVPRIEEEKSEDDSTPTIATVTMPTPIYQTSSGQYIAITQGGAIQLANNGTDGVQGLQTLTMANATAAQPGATILQYAQTSDGQQILVPSNQVVVQAASGDVQAYQIRTAPTSTITPGVVMATSPALGSTGATEEVTRKREVRLMKNREAARECRRKKKEYVKCLENRVAVLENQNKTLIEELKALKDLYCHKSE; encoded by the exons atGACCATGGAGGctggtgcagacacacagcaaggtggtgaagctgctgtctcagAGTCTGAGGCCCAGCAGATCACACTGACACAG GCATCTATAGCAGCAGGCCAGGTGACAACCAGTACTCCCACAGTCACCCTAGTGCAGTTACCTAATGGTCAGACAGTCCAAGTACACGGTGTGATCCAAGCTGCTCAGCCTTCTGTTATCCAGTCCCCACAGGTCCAGACG ATTTCGACTGTTGCTGAGAGTGAGGACTCCCAGGAATCTGTAGACAGCGTGACAGATTCTcagaaaaggagagaaattCTGTCCAGACGGCCTTCATACAG GAAGATTCTGAATGACTTATCGTCAGATGCTCCAGCGGTGCCTCGGATTGAGGAAGAGAAGTCAGAAGATGACTCAACCCCTACCATCGCCACAGTCACCATGCCCACCCCCATCTATCAGACCAGCAGTGGCCAGTACA TTGCCATTACCCAGGGTGGGGCGATTCAGCTGGCCAATAATGGCACAGATGGAGTGCAGGGCCTGCAGACGCTCACCATGGCAAACGCCACTGCAGCCCAGCCCGGTGCCACCATTCTACAGTATGCTCAGACCAGTGACGGGCAGCAGATCCTAGTGCCCAGCAACCAAGTGGTCGTACAAG CTGCATCCGGTGATGTACAGGCCTATCAGATTCGCACAGCCCCCACCAGCACTATCACTCCTGGGGTGGTCATGGCAACCTCGCCTGCACTGGGATCAACAGGAGCAACCGAGGAAGTCACGCGCAAAAGGGAGGTCCGGCTGATGAAAAACAG AGAGGCAGCACGTGAATGTCGTCGGAAGAAGAAAGAGTATGTCAAGTGTCTGGAGAACCGCGTGGCCGTGCTGGAGAACCAGAACAAAACCCTCATCGAGGAACTTAAAGCCCTCAAAGACTTGTACTGCCACAAATCCGAGTAG
- the LOC114445905 gene encoding cyclic AMP-responsive element-binding protein 1-like isoform X1 produces the protein MTMEAGADTQQGGEAAVSESEAQQITLTQASIAAGQVTTSTPTVTLVQLPNGQTVQVHGVIQAAQPSVIQSPQVQTVQISTVAESEDSQESVDSVTDSQKRREILSRRPSYRKILNDLSSDAPAVPRIEEEKSEDDSTPTIATVTMPTPIYQTSSGQYIAITQGGAIQLANNGTDGVQGLQTLTMANATAAQPGATILQYAQTSDGQQILVPSNQVVVQAASGDVQAYQIRTAPTSTITPGVVMATSPALGSTGATEEVTRKREVRLMKNREAARECRRKKKEYVKCLENRVAVLENQNKTLIEELKALKDLYCHKSE, from the exons atGACCATGGAGGctggtgcagacacacagcaaggtggtgaagctgctgtctcagAGTCTGAGGCCCAGCAGATCACACTGACACAG GCATCTATAGCAGCAGGCCAGGTGACAACCAGTACTCCCACAGTCACCCTAGTGCAGTTACCTAATGGTCAGACAGTCCAAGTACACGGTGTGATCCAAGCTGCTCAGCCTTCTGTTATCCAGTCCCCACAGGTCCAGACGGTACAG ATTTCGACTGTTGCTGAGAGTGAGGACTCCCAGGAATCTGTAGACAGCGTGACAGATTCTcagaaaaggagagaaattCTGTCCAGACGGCCTTCATACAG GAAGATTCTGAATGACTTATCGTCAGATGCTCCAGCGGTGCCTCGGATTGAGGAAGAGAAGTCAGAAGATGACTCAACCCCTACCATCGCCACAGTCACCATGCCCACCCCCATCTATCAGACCAGCAGTGGCCAGTACA TTGCCATTACCCAGGGTGGGGCGATTCAGCTGGCCAATAATGGCACAGATGGAGTGCAGGGCCTGCAGACGCTCACCATGGCAAACGCCACTGCAGCCCAGCCCGGTGCCACCATTCTACAGTATGCTCAGACCAGTGACGGGCAGCAGATCCTAGTGCCCAGCAACCAAGTGGTCGTACAAG CTGCATCCGGTGATGTACAGGCCTATCAGATTCGCACAGCCCCCACCAGCACTATCACTCCTGGGGTGGTCATGGCAACCTCGCCTGCACTGGGATCAACAGGAGCAACCGAGGAAGTCACGCGCAAAAGGGAGGTCCGGCTGATGAAAAACAG AGAGGCAGCACGTGAATGTCGTCGGAAGAAGAAAGAGTATGTCAAGTGTCTGGAGAACCGCGTGGCCGTGCTGGAGAACCAGAACAAAACCCTCATCGAGGAACTTAAAGCCCTCAAAGACTTGTACTGCCACAAATCCGAGTAG